Proteins from a single region of Belliella baltica DSM 15883:
- the trmB gene encoding tRNA (guanosine(46)-N7)-methyltransferase TrmB, with amino-acid sequence MGRNKLQRFKENEENRNVVQEGKDIFKNIKGNWNQLQFENEKPLVVELACGRGEFTVGLAREYPEQNFIGVDIKGSRIWKGSKIATAEGLENVAFLRTQIQLLDDFFSHGEISELWITFPDPFPRDGDEKRRLTSPRYLDMYKPMIKPGGIVNFKTDNTGLFDYTLEIISAREDCDILASTHDFYQSEFKDDHHGIKTRYEGIFSEKGEKIKYLKFRFLD; translated from the coding sequence ATGGGTAGGAATAAACTGCAGAGATTTAAGGAAAACGAAGAAAATAGAAATGTTGTCCAGGAAGGCAAGGACATTTTTAAAAATATAAAGGGAAATTGGAATCAACTTCAGTTTGAAAATGAAAAGCCGTTAGTTGTAGAGTTGGCATGTGGGAGAGGGGAGTTTACTGTCGGTTTGGCTAGAGAATATCCTGAACAAAACTTTATTGGAGTAGATATCAAAGGATCAAGAATTTGGAAAGGAAGTAAAATTGCCACAGCTGAAGGATTGGAAAATGTGGCTTTCTTGAGAACTCAGATTCAATTATTGGATGATTTTTTTTCACATGGAGAGATTTCTGAATTGTGGATTACTTTTCCTGACCCATTTCCAAGAGACGGGGATGAAAAAAGAAGGCTTACCAGTCCGAGATATTTGGATATGTACAAACCAATGATCAAACCTGGAGGAATTGTCAATTTCAAGACGGATAATACTGGACTCTTTGATTATACTTTAGAAATTATTTCTGCTCGTGAAGATTGTGATATCTTGGCTTCCACACATGACTTTTATCAATCTGAATTCAAAGATGACCATCATGGTATCAAGACTCGATATGAAGGTATTTTCAGTGAAAAAGGTGAAAAAATCAAATATCTAAAATTTAGATTTCTTGATTAA
- a CDS encoding SDR family NAD(P)-dependent oxidoreductase, which produces MDLSNVFSLDSKIALITGASKGIGYSIAEVFAAAGAKVVISSRKQDDLDQLAKILRNKGYEVTGIACNVGKLEDLQNLVEKTVEKYGTIDILVNNAAANPVFGPVHETSSDAFDKIMNVNLKAPFELMKLCLPYLRNSSNASVINISSVGGLSPEVGLGIYSVSKAALISMSKVFAKEWGDYKIRVNVICPGLIKTKFSEALWSNEKIMNSMMKMLPIKRVGEPEEIGIMALFLASNSASYTTGAVLTADGGFTI; this is translated from the coding sequence ATGGACTTATCAAACGTCTTTTCATTGGATAGCAAAATTGCTTTGATTACAGGAGCAAGTAAAGGAATTGGTTACAGTATTGCGGAAGTTTTTGCCGCTGCTGGAGCTAAAGTAGTCATCTCAAGTAGAAAACAAGATGATTTGGATCAGTTAGCTAAGATCCTTAGAAATAAAGGATACGAAGTAACAGGTATCGCCTGCAATGTCGGGAAACTTGAAGATCTCCAGAATCTGGTAGAAAAAACAGTTGAAAAATACGGTACGATCGATATTCTCGTCAATAACGCAGCTGCCAACCCTGTATTCGGACCTGTTCATGAAACAAGTTCTGACGCTTTCGATAAAATCATGAATGTCAACTTGAAAGCTCCTTTTGAATTAATGAAGTTATGTCTTCCTTATCTAAGAAATTCTTCGAATGCTTCAGTGATTAACATCAGCTCTGTTGGTGGATTATCTCCAGAGGTTGGTTTGGGAATATATTCTGTAAGCAAAGCAGCTTTGATTTCTATGTCAAAAGTTTTTGCCAAAGAATGGGGAGATTATAAAATCCGTGTCAATGTGATCTGCCCGGGGTTGATCAAAACCAAATTTTCCGAAGCACTCTGGAGCAATGAAAAAATCATGAACAGCATGATGAAAATGCTTCCCATCAAACGTGTTGGTGAACCAGAGGAAATTGGGATCATGGCACTATTTTTAGCCAGCAACAGCGCATCCTATACAACTGGAGCTGTACTAACTGCTGATGGCGGCTTTACTATTTAA
- a CDS encoding 7TMR-DISMED2 domain-containing protein, which yields MGSKLKNYCLIIILFMVGNVIQANAQKKISEENFIEPISVFENAKITNVGSTTYSISEFINIEKELTFDSVDGANTNLGFSKDNYWLKFSLTNSSEKPLSLYFETGRPITDIVELHQVTANGNIFSQVSGDLIPFEERPTNHRKIIFPIELEANTTQDFYVQY from the coding sequence ATGGGAAGTAAATTAAAGAATTACTGCCTGATCATAATCCTTTTTATGGTTGGGAATGTAATCCAAGCAAACGCTCAAAAGAAAATTTCAGAAGAAAATTTCATCGAGCCAATCTCAGTATTTGAAAATGCAAAAATCACAAATGTTGGTTCTACGACATACAGCATAAGCGAGTTTATCAATATTGAAAAAGAGCTAACTTTCGACTCCGTTGATGGTGCAAATACTAATCTTGGTTTTTCAAAAGATAATTATTGGCTAAAGTTTTCTTTAACCAATTCATCGGAAAAACCACTTAGCCTCTATTTTGAGACAGGAAGACCAATCACTGATATTGTAGAATTACATCAAGTCACTGCAAATGGGAATATTTTTTCTCAAGTAAGTGGTGATCTGATTCCTTTTGAAGAAAGACCAACAAATCATAGAAAAATTATTTTTCCAATTGAATTGGAGGCAAATACTACACAGGATTTTTATGTGCAGTATTAA
- a CDS encoding IS1634 family transposase, with the protein MFVRKKPNKSGLVSVQVIDKSQGKYRVVKTIGSSMDPLEIERLIAEGKRYAQRMMGLQEIDFTDHKKLYADALSSISSHKLVGIQYVLGRIFDDIGFNQINEELFKDLVLYRLVYPKSKLKTTEYLYRYEQKSYSEDSIYRFMDKLHSRYKDIVQKISFNHTLRVLEGSIQAVFYDVTTIYFEIEKEDEIRKPGFSKDGKHKHPQIVLGLLVSKDAYPLAYDIFEGNKYEGDTFLPILEGFRSKYNFEKLTVVADAGLLSNKNVQDLIEKGYEFILGARIKNEKESVKKKILSLDFEKDKSKVIKKDGLTLIVTYSEDRAKKDRYNREKGVKRLEKQLKSGKLTKSSINNKGYNKFLKMAGEVALELDQEKVDKDANWDGLKGYLTNSRMTKEEVLENYRHLWQIEKAFRVAKNELKIRPIFHHKRQRIEAHICLNFTAYKIYKELDRILKAKKSGLSPEKVIEIIQNIHELSLITPNNEIIRKTIILTDEQKLVQEIFGF; encoded by the coding sequence ATGTTTGTCCGGAAAAAGCCAAATAAAAGCGGACTTGTCAGTGTACAGGTTATAGACAAAAGTCAGGGAAAATATAGGGTTGTCAAAACCATTGGGTCAAGTATGGATCCTCTAGAAATTGAGCGTCTGATTGCTGAAGGAAAAAGGTATGCCCAAAGGATGATGGGTCTCCAGGAAATTGATTTTACCGACCATAAGAAGCTATATGCTGATGCCCTTTCTTCAATCAGTTCACATAAGCTAGTTGGCATCCAGTATGTTTTGGGGAGGATATTTGATGATATTGGTTTCAACCAAATCAATGAAGAACTTTTCAAAGATCTGGTATTATACCGTCTGGTGTACCCGAAAAGCAAGCTTAAGACAACTGAATATTTGTACCGTTACGAACAAAAATCCTACTCCGAGGACAGTATTTACAGGTTTATGGATAAGCTTCATTCCAGATATAAGGATATTGTCCAAAAAATCAGCTTCAATCATACCCTGAGAGTTTTGGAAGGTTCTATTCAAGCTGTTTTCTATGACGTCACCACAATATATTTTGAAATTGAAAAAGAAGATGAAATCAGAAAGCCAGGCTTTTCAAAAGATGGCAAGCACAAGCACCCTCAAATTGTTCTCGGCCTGTTGGTGAGCAAAGACGCCTATCCTTTAGCTTATGATATTTTTGAGGGAAACAAATATGAGGGAGACACATTCCTTCCCATCTTGGAGGGCTTTCGTAGCAAGTACAATTTTGAAAAACTAACCGTAGTAGCAGATGCAGGTCTTCTATCCAACAAAAATGTTCAGGACCTTATTGAAAAGGGTTATGAATTTATTTTGGGCGCAAGGATTAAAAATGAAAAAGAGTCCGTCAAAAAGAAAATCCTCAGTCTTGACTTCGAAAAAGATAAGAGTAAGGTAATCAAGAAAGATGGATTGACGCTGATAGTCACCTATTCTGAAGACCGGGCCAAAAAGGATAGATATAATAGGGAAAAGGGAGTAAAAAGGCTTGAAAAGCAGTTAAAATCTGGGAAGCTGACCAAGTCAAGTATCAATAACAAAGGCTACAATAAGTTCCTTAAAATGGCAGGAGAAGTGGCATTGGAGCTTGATCAGGAAAAGGTGGACAAGGATGCGAATTGGGATGGTCTTAAGGGGTATTTAACAAATTCTAGAATGACAAAGGAGGAAGTCCTTGAAAATTATCGTCATTTATGGCAGATTGAGAAAGCATTCCGAGTAGCTAAGAACGAATTGAAAATCAGGCCAATATTCCATCACAAAAGACAGAGGATAGAAGCCCATATATGCCTAAATTTTACAGCATATAAAATATATAAAGAGCTTGACAGAATACTCAAGGCCAAAAAATCAGGGCTAAGTCCAGAAAAAGTAATCGAAATAATACAAAATATCCATGAGCTAAGTCTAATTACCCCTAATAACGAAATTATCAGAAAAACTATAATCCTTACAGATGAACAGAAATTAGTACAAGAAATATTCGGTTTTTAA
- a CDS encoding IS1595-like element ISBeba2 family transposase gives MTILQFLQYFPDEESCEVYIKESREKAGICCKTCKSNTKHYWFSGGKFFECSQCRRRSSLKSGTVMESSKISLHTWMLAFIFMSATKKGFSCLEFQRQVSLSRYDTAFRLMHKIRAMMGKRDSLYILNDMIEFDECFVEVATKKQVKQNLKRGKGSQRQAKVAVAAESTPLENPRTGKKDRACGFYKMEVLGKVDSDHVNKFIKKNIAGDVVLFTDKNTAYVDIVDIVDTHYMVVSDKVSVNETLKWVHKGISNLKRNLLGIHHMITYKYLQNYLNEFVYKLNRRYFGERLFDQLIIAAVHPYVQ, from the coding sequence ATGACAATACTTCAATTTCTACAATACTTTCCAGATGAAGAAAGCTGTGAAGTTTATATCAAAGAGAGCAGAGAAAAGGCAGGAATATGCTGTAAAACCTGTAAATCCAATACTAAGCATTACTGGTTCAGTGGTGGAAAATTCTTTGAATGTAGTCAATGCAGAAGGAGGAGCTCCTTAAAAAGTGGAACTGTAATGGAGAGCAGCAAGATATCTCTTCATACCTGGATGTTGGCTTTTATCTTCATGTCAGCTACTAAGAAAGGCTTTTCGTGTCTTGAATTCCAAAGGCAGGTTAGCTTGTCAAGATATGATACTGCTTTCAGACTGATGCATAAGATTCGTGCCATGATGGGTAAAAGGGATTCGCTGTATATCTTAAATGACATGATTGAGTTTGATGAATGCTTTGTAGAAGTTGCAACCAAAAAACAGGTAAAGCAAAACCTCAAACGAGGAAAAGGGAGCCAAAGACAGGCAAAAGTAGCAGTGGCTGCCGAATCTACCCCACTTGAAAATCCCAGAACAGGAAAGAAAGACAGAGCATGTGGATTTTATAAAATGGAAGTACTAGGAAAAGTAGATTCAGATCATGTCAACAAATTCATTAAGAAGAATATAGCTGGAGATGTCGTCCTGTTTACCGATAAAAACACAGCCTATGTTGATATTGTAGATATTGTTGACACACATTATATGGTTGTTTCAGACAAAGTAAGTGTCAATGAAACCCTGAAATGGGTACATAAAGGAATCAGTAACCTGAAAAGAAATCTATTGGGAATACATCACATGATCACATATAAATATTTACAGAACTACCTCAATGAATTCGTCTATAAGCTTAACCGAAGATATTTTGGAGAAAGACTATTTGACCAATTGATTATTGCAGCTGTTCATCCTTACGTGCAGTGA
- a CDS encoding ATP-binding protein: MQLFILTCSDADTHKELRTLTENQAKDKKLNFVYEEINQLPKFAFGDRSRLRQIILNLLNNAIKFTNTGDVKLSIKTEMLPDNVLDLKIRISDTGVGIRKEKLDRIFESFIQEQIDDKRKFGGFGLGLCIVKALVELHNGKVKIQSEHGEGTTVDVTLSLKVPEQSSTHAQSNPQEKGVYDLKGKNILIVEDNPVNQMVMKSILRKWKNTTFDIANHGLEALDKLNAKQFDLILMDLQMPEMDGYEATEAIRNGVCGKHYENIPIIAVTADATDKTKNKVKSIGMDDYMTKPVDSDELYGKVMNCFYLQTVDLSDVL, translated from the coding sequence TTGCAGCTGTTCATCCTTACGTGCAGTGATGCGGATACACATAAAGAACTTAGAACCTTAACAGAAAATCAAGCAAAAGATAAAAAACTAAACTTTGTCTATGAAGAGATCAACCAACTGCCAAAATTTGCATTTGGAGATCGATCTAGGTTGAGACAAATTATTCTGAATTTATTAAATAATGCAATCAAATTCACGAATACGGGAGATGTCAAATTGAGTATAAAAACAGAGATGTTGCCAGACAATGTCCTTGATCTCAAAATCAGAATTTCAGATACTGGAGTTGGAATAAGAAAAGAGAAATTAGATCGAATTTTCGAATCTTTCATTCAAGAACAAATTGATGATAAAAGAAAATTTGGTGGTTTTGGTTTAGGTTTATGTATTGTGAAAGCCTTAGTGGAATTGCATAATGGAAAAGTAAAAATCCAAAGTGAACATGGAGAAGGAACTACTGTTGATGTAACACTTTCTTTGAAAGTTCCTGAACAAAGTTCTACTCATGCACAATCAAATCCACAAGAAAAAGGAGTGTATGATCTCAAAGGGAAAAACATTCTAATTGTAGAAGACAATCCTGTAAATCAAATGGTAATGAAATCTATCCTTAGGAAATGGAAAAATACTACATTTGATATTGCCAATCATGGTTTAGAGGCTTTAGATAAGTTGAATGCAAAGCAGTTTGATTTGATCTTAATGGATCTTCAAATGCCTGAGATGGATGGCTATGAAGCTACAGAAGCTATCAGAAATGGAGTTTGTGGTAAGCATTATGAAAACATCCCAATCATAGCCGTAACAGCAGATGCAACTGATAAAACGAAAAACAAAGTCAAAAGCATTGGAATGGATGATTATATGACCAAGCCAGTTGATTCAGATGAATTGTATGGAAAAGTGATGAATTGCTTCTATCTTCAAACAGTTGATTTATCTGATGTCTTGTAA
- a CDS encoding acyl-CoA dehydrogenase family protein — MQTSVFEASTKMTQLLQRYEYFLKEHVFPIEMDVIYGSFKTHLPKLNELRNIAKKEGLFAPHLSVSEGGLGLDLFEFAFISELLGKSPLGHYIFNCQAPDIGNMELMHQFASEELKNKYIKPLQEGQIRSCFAMTEPQHAGSNPVHLSTTAVKEGDYYIINGHKWFTSSADGAAFTIVMAVTDPENENPYQRASMILVPLDNPGYQLVRNIPIMGDAGEDYISHGEVKFTNCKVPVSNLIGKEGAGFALAQERLGPGRIHHCMRWIGICERAMEMMCRRAIERELDPGRPLASQQTIQNWIAESYAEIKASRLMVLDTAFKIQHQGAKAAKEDISTIKFYVSQVLMNVIDRAIQVHGALGITDDTMLSFWYRHERGARIYDGPDEVHKSVLARKIIKSYQV; from the coding sequence ATGCAAACTTCAGTTTTTGAAGCTTCAACAAAAATGACCCAGCTACTTCAACGATACGAGTATTTTTTAAAAGAACATGTCTTCCCAATCGAGATGGATGTGATCTACGGATCATTCAAAACCCATTTGCCTAAACTAAATGAATTAAGAAACATAGCAAAAAAAGAAGGCTTGTTTGCTCCACACTTATCAGTTTCTGAAGGTGGATTGGGTTTAGATTTGTTTGAATTTGCCTTTATTTCTGAACTTCTTGGAAAAAGTCCATTAGGACATTACATTTTCAATTGCCAAGCACCTGATATTGGGAATATGGAGCTAATGCATCAATTCGCAAGCGAAGAACTCAAAAACAAATATATAAAACCCTTGCAGGAAGGACAGATTAGAAGTTGCTTCGCCATGACTGAACCTCAGCATGCAGGTAGTAATCCTGTTCATTTATCCACAACAGCTGTTAAAGAAGGAGATTACTACATCATCAATGGTCACAAGTGGTTCACTTCCTCAGCGGATGGCGCAGCATTCACGATCGTGATGGCTGTCACTGATCCTGAAAATGAAAACCCATATCAAAGAGCAAGTATGATCTTGGTTCCACTGGATAATCCTGGTTATCAATTAGTAAGAAACATCCCTATCATGGGTGATGCTGGCGAAGATTACATTTCGCATGGCGAAGTGAAGTTTACAAATTGTAAAGTACCTGTGAGCAATTTGATTGGAAAAGAAGGTGCTGGATTTGCCTTAGCTCAAGAGAGGTTAGGACCAGGAAGAATTCATCACTGCATGCGTTGGATCGGAATCTGTGAAAGAGCCATGGAAATGATGTGCCGAAGAGCGATTGAGCGCGAATTAGATCCCGGAAGACCTCTCGCCTCCCAACAGACAATTCAAAATTGGATTGCAGAAAGTTATGCAGAGATCAAAGCCTCAAGATTAATGGTCTTGGACACAGCTTTCAAAATTCAGCATCAAGGAGCAAAAGCTGCCAAAGAAGATATTTCTACGATCAAATTTTATGTTTCACAGGTGTTGATGAACGTGATTGATAGAGCCATTCAAGTTCATGGTGCTTTGGGAATCACAGACGATACGATGTTATCATTTTGGTATCGACATGAACGTGGAGCGCGGATTTATGATGGTCCTGATGAAGTACATAAGTCAGTGTTGGCGAGAAAAATCATCAAATCTTACCAAGTTTAA
- a CDS encoding 7TM-DISM domain-containing protein, whose product MITSYRDQLIYGVFYGILLLAGAIYLFFYFGIRERSFILYFAYVFSIAFLHLSLDGYFFQYFTPNGGWFSNNAVLIAAAFSTLAFGRYTQVYMKVETFSPLLHKIYNGLHIAVLALLASICFVHVGQHLYYPLVNILGIFLLFLIVTTATTSHFKNAAQDIFFTLGILSFFLGFIFFLLNNFSVIPNSFLTENSSKLGTGLEIIFLSLSMANRIRILKSEKEKMQGIALAQSQESNEIKSFFLSNISYELRTPLNAVIGLQNLFKSQLQTKKPKVIWK is encoded by the coding sequence ATGATTACTTCCTACCGAGATCAATTGATTTACGGTGTTTTTTATGGTATTTTATTGTTGGCTGGAGCCATATATCTATTCTTCTATTTTGGCATTAGAGAAAGAAGTTTTATCCTTTATTTCGCCTATGTATTTTCTATTGCATTTTTACATTTATCCTTAGATGGATATTTCTTTCAATACTTTACGCCAAATGGAGGATGGTTTTCTAATAACGCCGTGTTGATTGCAGCAGCGTTTTCAACTCTTGCTTTTGGGAGATACACACAGGTTTATATGAAAGTTGAAACTTTCAGTCCTCTACTTCATAAAATTTACAATGGTCTTCACATTGCAGTACTTGCGCTCTTAGCATCGATTTGCTTTGTTCATGTTGGACAGCATTTATATTATCCATTAGTAAATATTTTGGGGATATTTTTACTTTTCCTTATTGTAACCACAGCAACCACTTCACATTTTAAAAATGCAGCTCAGGATATTTTCTTCACATTAGGTATCCTTTCGTTTTTTTTAGGATTCATTTTCTTTTTACTGAATAATTTTAGTGTAATACCAAATTCATTTCTTACTGAAAATTCTTCAAAGCTAGGGACGGGACTTGAAATCATTTTCCTATCCCTATCTATGGCAAACAGAATTCGAATATTAAAGTCTGAAAAGGAAAAAATGCAGGGTATCGCGTTGGCGCAATCGCAGGAATCAAACGAGATTAAATCATTCTTCTTATCTAACATCAGTTACGAATTGAGAACTCCGTTGAATGCTGTAATTGGTCTTCAAAATCTATTCAAGAGTCAACTACAGACGAAAAAACCAAAAGTGATTTGGAAGTAA
- a CDS encoding 3-hydroxyacyl-CoA dehydrogenase — translation MKIEKVCILGAGTLGSRVALQAALSGYQVTVYDIKQEALDSSLKVMKKILNQLEKFSEIKAEEGIQALSKILFTLDPKVAVEDADLINESVIEEIDIKEKVWKQFGELAPEKTIFTTNTSFLLPSMFADISRRPDKFCAFHFHDVFYSKVVDIMPHPTTDAEIIPILEDFGRALKQVPVLVKKENPGYIFNSMLMAFIGAAGKLLTGEVASIEDIDRSWMVNFHMPMGPFGILDSIGLDTAWHVTHKMPDRASQAFAQLLEKYIKAGKLGEKAGEGFYQYPNPTYREINFLG, via the coding sequence ATGAAAATTGAAAAAGTATGTATTCTCGGAGCAGGAACTTTAGGTAGTAGAGTTGCACTACAAGCGGCACTTTCAGGCTACCAAGTGACTGTTTATGATATCAAGCAAGAAGCTCTAGATTCTTCTCTGAAAGTAATGAAGAAGATACTTAACCAACTCGAAAAATTCTCCGAAATAAAAGCTGAAGAAGGAATTCAAGCATTAAGTAAAATCCTTTTTACACTTGACCCAAAAGTAGCAGTTGAAGATGCAGATCTCATCAATGAAAGCGTTATCGAAGAAATTGACATAAAAGAGAAAGTTTGGAAGCAATTTGGTGAATTAGCACCCGAGAAGACGATTTTCACAACAAACACTTCATTTTTATTGCCTTCAATGTTTGCTGATATTTCTAGAAGACCAGATAAATTTTGCGCTTTTCATTTTCATGATGTTTTCTACAGCAAAGTGGTGGATATCATGCCCCACCCCACTACGGATGCTGAGATTATTCCAATTTTAGAGGATTTTGGAAGAGCACTAAAGCAAGTTCCAGTACTTGTTAAAAAAGAAAACCCCGGTTATATTTTCAATTCTATGTTGATGGCATTTATTGGTGCTGCAGGAAAATTGCTAACCGGAGAAGTTGCAAGTATAGAAGATATTGATAGGTCTTGGATGGTGAATTTTCACATGCCTATGGGACCCTTTGGAATCTTGGACAGCATTGGATTAGATACGGCTTGGCATGTCACGCACAAGATGCCAGACAGAGCTTCTCAAGCTTTTGCACAACTTTTAGAAAAATATATTAAAGCAGGAAAACTAGGCGAGAAGGCTGGAGAGGGCTTTTATCAATATCCAAACCCTACTTACAGAGAAATTAATTTTCTTGGATAA
- a CDS encoding zinc-dependent alcohol dehydrogenase family protein: protein MKQVVFHSTGLPEEVLKLEEADRPKAGPKEVLIKVTARNINPSDIMFVRGMYGITPKLPSSAGFEAAGIVEEEDEAGTFKKGTKVIFTAIGTWKEYVTVPAHLLIPVPNGMSDEVACQAFVNPLTAYGMIETSGLKAGDWLLITAGASAFGKLAIQMASQKGIKVACTVRRDDQKVLLQELGADVVINTENEKLPKVIAEHTGEGVQVVFDAVGGVLGARALSCLRTNGKMIVFGLLSLENIPLNSGLLIFKNLKVEGFWLSTWMESLTAESRQMAFKTIFTHLLSEKVKVDIEATYPLEEFQEALKAYEKAGRNGKIILVS, encoded by the coding sequence ATGAAACAAGTAGTATTTCACTCCACTGGCCTTCCAGAAGAAGTTTTAAAATTAGAAGAAGCAGATCGACCTAAAGCTGGTCCTAAGGAAGTTTTGATCAAAGTGACAGCAAGAAATATCAATCCCTCCGACATCATGTTTGTGAGAGGAATGTATGGGATTACGCCAAAACTACCAAGTTCAGCAGGTTTTGAAGCCGCCGGAATTGTAGAAGAGGAAGACGAAGCTGGAACATTTAAAAAAGGTACAAAAGTTATTTTTACAGCCATTGGAACTTGGAAAGAATATGTAACTGTGCCAGCACATTTATTGATTCCGGTTCCAAATGGGATGTCTGATGAAGTAGCCTGTCAAGCTTTCGTCAATCCCTTGACAGCTTATGGGATGATCGAAACGAGTGGATTGAAAGCTGGAGATTGGTTATTAATAACTGCCGGAGCATCTGCTTTTGGCAAATTGGCAATTCAGATGGCTAGCCAAAAAGGTATCAAAGTAGCTTGTACAGTGAGGAGAGATGATCAAAAAGTCTTGTTACAAGAATTAGGAGCTGATGTAGTGATCAATACCGAGAATGAAAAATTACCAAAGGTTATCGCCGAACATACAGGTGAAGGAGTGCAAGTTGTCTTCGATGCAGTAGGAGGGGTACTTGGCGCAAGAGCATTGTCTTGCCTGAGAACAAATGGGAAAATGATTGTTTTCGGCTTGTTAAGCCTTGAAAATATCCCATTGAATTCTGGTTTGTTGATTTTTAAGAATTTGAAAGTTGAAGGATTTTGGTTGTCAACCTGGATGGAAAGTTTGACTGCTGAATCTAGACAGATGGCCTTCAAAACGATTTTTACACATTTACTTTCAGAAAAGGTAAAAGTGGATATTGAAGCAACCTATCCTTTGGAGGAATTTCAGGAAGCACTAAAGGCCTATGAAAAGGCAGGAAGGAATGGGAAGATCATTTTGGTTAGTTAG
- a CDS encoding phosphotransferase family protein: MTLEDLKIKIAPFLEDKLALNANNISIYQFKGGYSNLTYLIKAEDKEFVLRRPPLGKKISKAHDMIREFKVLEALRKAGYHKVPKPILSCEDEAVIGSPFFLMEKIDGLILRNQIPKGVNLDSVFFLTSAVK, encoded by the coding sequence ATGACATTAGAAGACCTAAAAATAAAAATTGCTCCATTTTTAGAGGACAAACTTGCTCTCAATGCCAATAACATCAGTATTTACCAGTTCAAAGGTGGATATTCAAACCTCACCTATTTGATCAAAGCTGAAGATAAAGAGTTTGTCCTCAGAAGACCACCGCTAGGAAAAAAAATCAGCAAAGCCCATGATATGATTCGGGAGTTTAAAGTTCTAGAAGCATTACGAAAAGCAGGATATCATAAAGTACCGAAACCAATTCTATCTTGTGAGGATGAAGCGGTAATTGGATCACCATTTTTTCTTATGGAAAAAATAGATGGATTGATTTTAAGAAATCAAATCCCCAAAGGGGTAAATCTAGATTCAGTCTTTTTCCTGACTTCCGCGGTAAAATAA